The Terrirubrum flagellatum nucleotide sequence TCGCGCGCGCGGTCGCTACGGGCGCGCATCCGCTTGAACAGGCGATCGCCGATCGGCTGATCAGCGAGGAGGCCGGCTATCACGCGCTCGCCGACTTTCTCGACCTCCCCTTCGCTGGCGGGCGCATCGTGGCGTCGCTTGAAACATCCTGGCCGGAGGCGGAACTGCATGGTCTTGCGCCGCTCGCGCCGAATACACGCGGCTGGCGGTTCGCCATGGCGCCGCGCGGGCGCTTCCTGCGCGAAGCGCTCGGCTGGGATGCGCGAAGGCCAGGCAGGGGGCTCGTGATCACGACGCCGGCGCGACTCGCGCGCGCCGTCGAAAAAGCCTGTGCGACACAGATTCAATTCGCGGCGTCACATCGATTGCCGGACGCTTCACCGTTCGATTCCGCGCGGAATGGTCCCGGCGCGCCTGTCATGATCGCAATCGTCTTCGCGACCTTCGGCTTTCTGACTCTCTTCTACTGGAGCCCCGCCCTTGCGCTCGCTTGCCTCAGCCTCGCGATCGGCAGCCTGTTTCTTGTGACCGTGGCGCTCAGGCTCGCAGCCGCGGCTTCGCCCGGCTGGCCGGTCTCGCATGAGGCGCCGCGTCTCTCTGACAAGAAACTGCCGACCTACACCGTGCTGGTCCCGCTCTATCGCGAGGCCAACATGGCGCGGCGACTGACCGCCTGGCTTTGCGCCATCGACTATCCGCCATTAGGTAGCAACCTCACCTTCAGGATTCTCGCTGCACCGCGCTGATTTTGCAATGATGCGAGATGGCCGAAGCACAGATTTTGATGACGCTCACCGCCAAGCGGAACGAGCTAGAGGCGATAATCGATCAATACGAGAAACGCCTTCACGCCGCCCGAACGGACCTCGCCCACGTCAACGCCACGCTCCGCCTATTCCGGACCAAGGGCGAGCCAACAGAGTTTCCGGTTCCGGTCGGGCTCAATCGCATCTTCCGGCGCGGCGAGGCTTTCGGGCTTTGCCTAGAGGCCCTTCGTCAGGCCCCGGACGGCCTCGACACGCGGGAGCTATCGCTGGCGATCATCAAGGCGAAGGGGTGGGATGACGCCGACCGAGTGCTCCGCATGTCCGTCTCGGCAATGATCGTAGGGGTGCTTGGACAGCGGGCCAAGCGGGGGCAATTGCGGGTGGCAGGGAAGCGGAAGGGGGTGGTGATTTGGGCGCTAAACCCTTGATCCTGAATCAATTTTCACATTTAAAATCAAATACTTGACACTTGTTGAAGGTTTGTGGTTTACTCAAAATGCCGCAACGGCCGGAGTTTGAGTATTGATCCAATTTGACCGGGCTAAACTAAAAGCCGTCATTCTCTACACATGTGAGAAGTGCCAACCGTCGCGGTTGGGCGCTGTGAAGCTGCATAAGGTTTTGTATTTTTCTGATATGCTTCGTTACGCAGGCGAGGGGTCGGCAATAACTGGCGCGACCTATAGAAAACGGAAGCTTGGTCCAACGTGTGACCAGCTACTTCCTACTCTTCGGGAATTAGAAACTGACGGGGCACTAGAAATTCGCGATGCGGATTATTTTGGTTATAAGAAAAAGGAATTCATAGCCAAAGCGGCTCCCGATCTGGAGAGATTGAATGCTGCCGAACTGGCTTTATTAGATGAAGTTATAGAGTTCGTTTGCGAAAATAATTCGGCGAAAACCATTAGTGATTATAGCCATAACGCTGCTTGGGATATGACAGATTTTGGCGCTGTGATATCATACCCCAGCGTTTTTCACCTGTTCCCGAATCAAGTTTCCACTGAAGCTCTGGACTGGTCGGTCGCG carries:
- a CDS encoding Panacea domain-containing protein, with amino-acid sequence MIQFDRAKLKAVILYTCEKCQPSRLGAVKLHKVLYFSDMLRYAGEGSAITGATYRKRKLGPTCDQLLPTLRELETDGALEIRDADYFGYKKKEFIAKAAPDLERLNAAELALLDEVIEFVCENNSAKTISDYSHNAAWDMTDFGAVISYPSVFHLFPNQVSTEALDWSVAEVTKIEDLKSQGRALGNASYRAFRSRVLEKEHG